One Panicum virgatum strain AP13 chromosome 9K, P.virgatum_v5, whole genome shotgun sequence genomic region harbors:
- the LOC120647896 gene encoding BTB/POZ and MATH domain-containing protein 2-like produces MAPTLPLPSFRPTDSDDGLPSVSASAIVAGTASGYHVLRVQGYSLTKSALPNGKHIQSRPFRVAGRTWAIRYFPNGNRQENADYISLFLVLNDLAADAVVARFEFSFLDQVEKQQRPYIANSTAHIFLGKREALEKSGRVDDDCFTVRCNVLVARELSTEDAAVVPADAPPFVVVPPPDSPQHFRALLLGGKGADVRFLVGSEVFPAHRCVLAARSPVFDALLFGPMKQGAAAATGTDSCVRIDGMLPQVFQSLLHFVYTDSLPEAEGQDDVEAAAAATTMAQHLLEAADRYDLQRLKLICEGRLCQHIDVSTVATTLALAEEHCCQGLKQACFAFLKSPKTLEEAMATDGFQDLHCWRKAY; encoded by the exons ATGGCTCCTACCCTCCCGCTGCCCTCCTTCCGGCCCACCGACAGCGACGACGGGCTCCCCTCGgtctccgcctccgccatcgTCGCCGGCACCGCGAGCGGCTACCACGTGCTCCGGGTCCAGGGCTACTCGCTCACCAAGTCCGCCCTACCCAACGGCAAGCACATCCAGTCCCGCCCCTTCCGCGTCGCAGGCCGCACCTGGGCTATCAGGTACTTCCCCAACGGCAACCGCCAGGAGAATGCCGACTACATCTCCCTCTTCCTCGTCCTCAACGACCTtgccgccgacgccgtcgtGGCGCGGTTCGAGTTCAGCTTCCTGGACCAGGTTGAGAAACAACAGCGACCCTACATAGCCAACTCCACGGCGCACATCTTCCTCGGCAAG AGGGAGGCCCTGGAAAAATCGGGCCGTGTCGACGACGACTGCTTCACGGTCAGGTGCAACGTGCTCGTCGCCAGAGAGCTCAGCACGGAGGACGCTGCCGTCGTTCCGGCGGACGCACCTCCCTTCGTcgtggtgccgccgccggactcGCCGCAGCACTTCCGCGCGCTCCTCCTAGGCGGAAAGGGTGCCGACGTGAGGTTTCTCGTCGGAAGCGAGGTGTTCCCCGCGCACCGGTGCGTTCTCGCGGCGCGGTCGCCGGTGTTCGACGCGCTCCTTTTCGGCCCGATGAAacaaggcgccgccgccgccacgggcacGGATAGCTGCGTGCGGATTGATGGCATGCTGCCTCAGGTGTTCCAGAGCTTGCTGCATTTCGTCTACACCGACTCGCTGCCAGAGGCGGAAGGGCAGGATGAcgtcgaggccgccgccgccgccaccaccatggcgcaGCATTTGCTAGAAGCTGCGGACAGGTACGACCTGCAGAGGCTCAAGCTGATCTGCGAGGGCAGGCTGTGCCAGCACATTGATGTGAGCACCGTGGCGACCACGCTGGCGTTGGCTGAGGAGCACTGCTGCCAAGGGCTTAAGCAGGCATGCTTTGCGTTTCTCAAGTCTCCCAAAACGCTGGAAGAGGCCATGGCAACCGATGGGTTCCAGGATCTGCACTGTTGGAGAAAGGCTTATTAG
- the LOC120651024 gene encoding BTB/POZ and MATH domain-containing protein 3-like, whose protein sequence is MAGDGAGSASAIVSGDASGYHVLRIEGYSRIKSTIPNGEVVESRPFSAAGHTWVVRYFPNGNLPENADYISIYLVLKDTVANHLMVQLVFSFIDQVEMQKRSCVPTVEPNKFVSHGSWGRAKFVRRAELEQSARLKDDCFTVRCDIVVIGKPRAVDTAAAAPSILVPPPDWLQHFRALLLSEQGADVWFHVGDQTFAAHRCVLSARSPVFNAQLFGAMREGAASATRDCIHIDDMMPQVSEALRHFVYTDALPETDGKDEAAASPAMAQHLLEASDRYDMQRLKMICEDRLCRQIDVSTVATTLALAEQHRCQGLKEACYEFLKSPKTLDAVMATDEFQHLVKSCPSALFELMSKLAAR, encoded by the coding sequence ATGGCCGGCGACGGGGcgggctccgcctccgccatcgTCTCCGGCGACGCGAGCGGTTACCACGTGCTCAGGATCGAGGGCTACTCGCGCATCAAGTCCACCATCCCTAACGGCGAGGTCGTGGAGTCTCGCCCCTTCAGCGCCGCTGGGCACACCTGGGTTGTCCGGTACTTTCCCAACGGCAACCTCCCGGAGAACGCCGACTACATCTCCATCTACCTAGTCCTCAAGGATACCGTCGCCAACCACTTGATGGTGCAGCTGGTGTTCAGCTTCATCGACCAGGTGGAGATGCAGAAGCGGTCTTGCGTTCCTACCGTTGAGCCGAACAAGTTCGTGAGCCACGGCAGCTGGGGCCGAGCTAAATTCGTCAGGAGGGCGGAGCTGGAGCAGTCAGCTCGCCTCAAGGACGACTGCTTCACGGTCAGGTGTGACATCGTCGTCATTGGCAAGCCACGCGCCGTGGACACAGCGGCGGCCGCTCCCTCCAtcctggtgccgccgccggactGGCTGCAGCACTTCCGCGCCCTCCTGCTCAGCGAGCAGGGCGCCGACGTGTGGTTCCATGTCGGCGACCAGACGTTCGCCGCGCACCGGTGCGTGCTCTCGGCACGGTCGCCCGTCTTCAACGCGCAGCTCTTCGGCGCGATGAGAGAAGGCGCCGCCAGCGCCACACGGGACTGCATACATATTGATGATATGATGCCGCAGGTGTCCGAGGCGTTGCGGCATTTCGTGTACACCGACGCGCTGCCGGAGACGGACGGGAAAGATGAGGCTGCGGCCAGCCCCGCAATGGCACAGCATCTGCTAGAGGCCTCTGACAGGTATGACATGCAGAGGTTGAAGATGATCTGTGAGGACAGGCTGTGTCGGCAGATTGACGTGAGCACGGTGGCGACCACGCTGGCGTTGGCTGAGCAGCACCGCTGCCAAGGGCTCAAGGAGGCATGCTATGAGTTCCTCAAGTCTCCAAAGACGCTGGATGCGGTAATGGCAACGGATGAGTTCCAGCATCTGGTGAAAAGCTGCCCTTCTGCTTTGTTCGAGTTGATGTCCAAGCTTGCTGCCCGTTGA